CTAAACAAAAACCGCCTTGTGCAAGCGCGACAAAGCGGTTGTTGCGTTGTATATTCGCAGCAAATACTTGCTTTGAGCGTTATAGAGCTACGTCGCGATTGCAGTCTTTAGAATAGATATAGGCAAAGTCTTCGTCACGTCCCACTGCATAGGCAGCTTGCGGACAATAAGCACCCATGTAGAGATAGTCTCCCTTTTTGACAGGGAGCCACTCATCATCGAGTACATACATGCCCTGACCTGAGTAAATGTAGGCACCGTGCTCTTGGAAGTGCGTCTCTATATAGCCATGACTTGCACCGGGCTTAAACAGGAGGATATGCATATTCATATCAAAACCGAGGTTGGAAGCAGAAGGCAAGAAGTCTTTTACCAAAACATCGCTCATGCCCTCATATTCAACCCAGTCAACATCGTTGATGTTGCCAATTACAGTATGGGCTTCAAAGCCTTCAAGACGGTCGTAGAGACGCTTATACATAAAGCCATGAGCGGGCTCGTGGCTGGCGTTCTCGAAGAAGATTTGCTTGTCTTCGGGCACATAGATATAGCCGCCCGCGGTAATAATTTGCTCTTGCTCGCCATCAGAAACTTTGAGCGTTCCATCAAAGATATAGAGGAATAGTTCCTCGCCGGAGCGACCCCAGCCCTGTGTATTATTGCCGCCCTCGTGAACGGTAATGAGATAGTCGGCAAAGGTGGCGCCCAGTTTTGGCGAACCGAGGATAGTAATGTCACAGTTCTCAAATCCGGGGATTACGTTTTTGACGCAACCATCGGGTTCGATAAGGGCCCAATTGCGACGCACAATCGAGCGATTGGCGAGTATATCATCACGATATCCGGTGTTGCTGTTGCGATAACCCATACAAAACTCCTTACTTGAAAGATAAATACAGTATAGAAAAAATACCCCGCTGTTTTAGTCGTCACAGCGAGGTATCAATAATCAAATTATTTAGATGGATGTAACTTTTTGACGGGTGTTAGTGAGTGCAAAAAGAATAGTACCAACTGCTAGAAGAGCTGCACCAACATAGAAGCCGAGTTCGCCAGAACCCGTTATATCAATAATCGAACCAGTTAAGGCGGGTGCAACTACAGAAGATGCCATACCAAAGAAGTTAAAAACTCCAAGGGTGGTAGCGATTGACTTAGGGTCGGCTTGGTCAGACATATAAGAAATAAGTACTGGGTCAACAGCCAACTTCCCAAGAAGTCCGTAAAGCAACAAGATAATGGCAAGAACACCAGCATTGGGGGCAAACATGGAAATGGCGATTAGCACGAAAGCGCATATTTCAAGGAAGGTGATAACTAAGTTTTTCTTTTCACGTTTCTTATCGGAAATACGGGAGAAAAGTAGTGCGCCTGGAATTGCGGTAACTGAAATCATAGAAACAATGAGTCCAATCATGCCACCAGAGATGCCACGCTCGGTCTCGAGGAAGGAGGGTAGCCAAGTAACAATCATGTAATAGGCATAACAGGTGCAGAAATAGAGGATATAACATGCGATAAAACGTAAGCTGAAAAGACGTGGGCGTTCCGTAGTGGTAGTTACTGTTTCATTTTTTTCATGAGAGATTGTAGTAGATGCTGTTTCAGTATTGTTTTTGCGGAGAGCACGCTTCTCAGCCATGTTGTCTTTGAGCATGATGACATACCAAAGAACCATAAAGAGAATTAAACCGGCTGAGATAAAGACCATGGTTTGCCAAGGGAGGTTAAGCTGTTTAACAATGTAGCTTGAGCCTGTCATACCAAGAATCATTCCCAAGGCAGAACCTGAGTTAACAATTGCTGTTCCAACACCTTTTTTATCAGTTGGAACATGTTGTGCAGTAAGGGAAAACGCAGCGCCATAGTATACACCGCAACCAACACCCGCAAGAACGCTTCCAAGATAGATACTGGTAAGTGAGTTTGCGGTGGCAATAAGCGTTGCGCCAGCAGCAAAAATTAAGAAACCCGGAATTAGAACCCGCTTTTGACCAAAACGGTCAACCAGCCAACCAGAGGGAATCTGGAGGGCGGTGTATCCAAAGAAGTAACAACTTGAGATTAGCCCCATTGCAGCATTTGTTTGCTCACCAATGGTGCCTTGGATTTCGGTATAGACTGGCGAGAGCATGGAACGGTAAACCCAAATGACTACCCAACCTATGCAAAAGGTAAAGATAATCCGCTTCCAATAGTTCCTACCATATATGTCTGCCATGTGTTTCCCCTTTCATGGGAGAAGGAGTAATTTAATAAGCTAATTTGTGTAAAACGCCAGCAAGAGCATCGATACCTCTTGCAAGGTCTGCTGGGTCAGTATCCTCGGCAGGATTGTGGCTCACGCCATCAATACTTGGGACAAAGAGCATGCCCGTAGGAACATGCGGGGCAATGATTTGAGAATCGTGACCGGCACCGGAGTGCATCACAAGGTAATTGTCACCGCGCTCTTTGCAGGTCTGCTCAATGAGGGAGACGAGCTCTAAATTCATAGGTACCGGGTCTTCATCCATCCAGCACTCAATCTCAATCGTGACCCCGTGTTGCGCAGCAATACGCACCATGTCCGCTTCAAGAGCTTCAGAGAAGCTATGAAGCACCGCTTTGTCGGTATGACGGCAATCCATGCTAAACAGAGCTTCACCAGGCACAACGTTTACCGTATTGGGCGAGACCTCGATATGTCCAAAGGTAAGAACAAGCGGGTCGCCAGCCTCGTTTGCTTTAGCGAGAGAGCTGCTTACAATCTCGGCAAATACCTGAACCACGTCATGGCGGTAGCACATGCGTGTTGTACCTGCATGATTTGCCTGACCGTGAAGGTGGATATTGTAGCGGCGCTGTCCGGCGATGGCATTTACAACACCAACCGAGGAGCCTTCCATCTCAAGGGTATTTCCCTGTTCGATATGAAGCTCAACAAACGCTTCTACCTTATCAAGGGGGCTTGAGGTCTGAGTGCGCGGTGAGAACCCGCAATCATTCATGGCCTCAACAAAGCTCACGCCCTCGCTATCAGCAATACCTTGAATATCGGCGGCAGGCACACATCCGACAAGGTTTTTGCTGCCCCAAAATACAAAGGGGAAGCGGCTGCCTTCTTCTTCAGCCATAGAAATAATGCGCAAGCTCTTTTTTGGCGTGCCATAGTTTTCGATGAGATGCTTGATAGCCAAGTAGCCACCAAAAATGCCGAGCGCCCCGTCGAGTTTTCCACCCTGAACAACGGTATCAACATGGCTGCCGGTTGCGATAATCTCCTCAGACTCGCCACTACCCTGATAGGTGCCAACAAGGTTGCCAACCTCGTCAAACTCAGCTGTCATACCTAAGTCTTCAAACCGTTGTTTGAGGGCAAGCTGTGCTGCGAGCCATGACTTGCTAAACAAAAGACGAGTCATGCCACCGCGCTCATCACATCCAAATGAGGCGAGCCAATCACGTGCAGCAACTACCTCTTCCGGAGTAATACTCATGTTCACTTCCTTTCACAAAACCTGCGGCTAAGCGCCTGCATACCTGCCTAAACACTGAACTAAGAGTACGGGTGAGCAGAATCTTCAACAATATCCAGTCTGGATAAAGAAGTTGAGCTAACGCTATCCCTTTCGGTCCGTGTTATTCATGGGCTGAAATGATTAACTGAGATGCAAAGATGTGTCCTTATCAACAGGCAAGGATGTATCTGTCGAGCGCGATACGGGAAGGTTTAGATATGCTGTTTACAGTTGTGGAGCATAATTCTTATCAGGACTCTATTAACCTGATGCTTCTAACAAATAAAATCAATGCAATGCCTGGCGTAATTCG
This region of Collinsella sp. zg1085 genomic DNA includes:
- the allE gene encoding (S)-ureidoglycine aminohydrolase; this translates as MGYRNSNTGYRDDILANRSIVRRNWALIEPDGCVKNVIPGFENCDITILGSPKLGATFADYLITVHEGGNNTQGWGRSGEELFLYIFDGTLKVSDGEQEQIITAGGYIYVPEDKQIFFENASHEPAHGFMYKRLYDRLEGFEAHTVIGNINDVDWVEYEGMSDVLVKDFLPSASNLGFDMNMHILLFKPGASHGYIETHFQEHGAYIYSGQGMYVLDDEWLPVKKGDYLYMGAYCPQAAYAVGRDEDFAYIYSKDCNRDVAL
- a CDS encoding MFS transporter, with the translated sequence MADIYGRNYWKRIIFTFCIGWVVIWVYRSMLSPVYTEIQGTIGEQTNAAMGLISSCYFFGYTALQIPSGWLVDRFGQKRVLIPGFLIFAAGATLIATANSLTSIYLGSVLAGVGCGVYYGAAFSLTAQHVPTDKKGVGTAIVNSGSALGMILGMTGSSYIVKQLNLPWQTMVFISAGLILFMVLWYVIMLKDNMAEKRALRKNNTETASTTISHEKNETVTTTTERPRLFSLRFIACYILYFCTCYAYYMIVTWLPSFLETERGISGGMIGLIVSMISVTAIPGALLFSRISDKKREKKNLVITFLEICAFVLIAISMFAPNAGVLAIILLLYGLLGKLAVDPVLISYMSDQADPKSIATTLGVFNFFGMASSVVAPALTGSIIDITGSGELGFYVGAALLAVGTILFALTNTRQKVTSI
- the allC gene encoding allantoate deiminase, translating into MSITPEEVVAARDWLASFGCDERGGMTRLLFSKSWLAAQLALKQRFEDLGMTAEFDEVGNLVGTYQGSGESEEIIATGSHVDTVVQGGKLDGALGIFGGYLAIKHLIENYGTPKKSLRIISMAEEEGSRFPFVFWGSKNLVGCVPAADIQGIADSEGVSFVEAMNDCGFSPRTQTSSPLDKVEAFVELHIEQGNTLEMEGSSVGVVNAIAGQRRYNIHLHGQANHAGTTRMCYRHDVVQVFAEIVSSSLAKANEAGDPLVLTFGHIEVSPNTVNVVPGEALFSMDCRHTDKAVLHSFSEALEADMVRIAAQHGVTIEIECWMDEDPVPMNLELVSLIEQTCKERGDNYLVMHSGAGHDSQIIAPHVPTGMLFVPSIDGVSHNPAEDTDPADLARGIDALAGVLHKLAY